In Poecile atricapillus isolate bPoeAtr1 chromosome 16, bPoeAtr1.hap1, whole genome shotgun sequence, the DNA window gcccctttaggccctggaaggggctctgaggtgtccctggagcttctcctctccaggtgagctctcccagcctccagagcagaggggctccagccctccatggcctctggactggctccagcagctccacatccttcaTGGAATGGCTTTGGCTGGGACAGACCTtgaagctcatcccattcccccctgccatgggcagggacaccttccactatcccaggttgctccaagccccgtccagcctggcctgggccactgccagggctgtggcagccGTGTACAAACAGGAATAAATGCACTGTTTACTCAGGGCAGGGTTTGGGTGCTGTGGGACCGAGCAGGACGTGCTGTGCTCAGAGCAAAGGGAAACTCAGCCCTTCTCTTCCCTGCCAGTCCTGTCACTGGCAGTGACATGTGCCTGTTCTGATCCTGTACCTTCTCCTTCTCATCCTGTGCTTCCCACAGTGGAAGGGGCCAGTCCAGGTTGGACTATCCTGCTCGCTCTTGCATGAAAAATTCCATCTCATCCTGTCAGAACTTGAGATCCCCTTTAGTCAGAACCCTTGAGGTGTCAGCTTGGTTTTAGTGCCAAAGCCCTGGAGTGTCAGAGCTCAcacaggcagtgacagcagggaaTTGCAAGGCTGCAGTGCTCTTTGCCATCTCCAAACTCTCCCAAGTGCCATCTTCATGGATTAAATCCTGACCACTAAGACCTTTTGGGTGGCTCCAGCCCCATTATCCCCCCATTTCCTAAAGGATAAACAGCATCCTGCCCTCCACCTTTGCATGCCCCGTGGTGGTTTTGGATTTCCAGAGCAGATACTTGTTCATTAATGCTCCATAAACTCTCCCAACATGTTCTTGGAGCTGGAATTTCCTCCAGACAAGTGTCTTAATGTTTGAAACTATTGAGACAATGTTTAATTCATGTATATTCATGTTTATTTAATGTATGTTCAGGCTGAATATTCAGGAGGTTTAGGAAGCAGATTTTCCTCCCAGTGATTCCTTGGGTGCCGTGTCCTGCAGATTCCTGGGAGAGACATAAACATTTTGTAGTTGGAATTAAACACTTCCCAAAGCAAGGGAATACCAGGGCAGACGGATATCTGGGATATCTGGATACAGAAGCCATGGAGGAATTCTTCAGGGGAAGAGctggagaaaaaatattaaccaaaattaaaatatttaccatCCTTACATGGATCAGGAAAATTCCTGCTCGTGAGATCCATATCCATTAGCCATTGTCACTGGGGGTTATCTacagctttttcctttcatttaagACTACCTACACAAAAATTGGCAGCAAAAAAGGATTTGTGAACTTCCAAAATTCCTTTCttagaaatatttatatctCTGTGACTCCTGCAGACTCCAGTCCCGCAGAGGTCACAGGAAACTGCTCTGttgatgtttttccttctcccttaaGAGGAGATTTGCTggaggaataataataatatcaggcttttttttcctccacagctgtacttttttctttttctgttgaccaaaagaaaaaaaaagcttcattttcttttcatccatgaaaaaaaccaccagctTAGAAAGTGGTCAAGCAAAAGATCCTATCAGCCCAcggagcagggctgtggcagctccGGGCATAGAGCCAGTTTGGATTTATCCTTCCTCCACCTGCCTCCTTGAGGAGCcagagctgtggaaaggagACTGCAGCCTCTCTCtgtcccccccccctccccctccctgccTTTCACGCTCAATAAACCCCTGGGCCAGACATTGTCATGCCCTGAGAGACGTGCAGTTCTTCCAGTTGAATCCCAATCCTCTTTTCCTCAGAATCACCTTTTTATAGTGCAGTTCCttaaagcaaaatgttttgggttttatttgccTGAGCAGCCCGAGGTTTGGGGAAGGTGGTGTTGAGGTCAAGGAAATCCAAGGTCTGTGTGGATGCAGCCTCCCAGGATGGGTGGGAatggcagggatggatttttccttcccAGCACTGTTATCCCACCTTGCCTTGCctccaggacaccccaggaaAGAGTTAcaccctccttccctccctggggCTGTAGGAAAAGGTGTCTTGGAGCCACCCAGTCACTCTGTTCCAAAGAAAAAGGGATTTGGGAGCAGCTCCCTCAGGTGAGGGGTCACTGGGCACCCTCAGTGGCTCGTTAATTAATCACTGCAGGGTATTAGCAGGAATTACAGGAGTAAATAAAGAGCATTTCAATGGCCAGGTGTGGATCTCTTGGAAGTGGGAATTGCTCTCCAAAACCAGCCAGCCCCTGCTTCCCTTtacctgggaattttggggtatgGGTTTATTGAAATTTCTAATGGATTTGGAATTGATAAACACACAACTGCCATaacaaccccaaaatatcccaaaacagGCTGGAGAGAGGGTCAGCTCTGCATCCCTTCTCCAGCCCCTCACTGGTGGGATATACACAAGCCAAGCAGGAGTCAGCTCTCTTCCTCAATAAATCTCTCTGGAAAGAAGAAATCTCTCTGAATCCATCCTTTTCCAGTTGATATTCTCTGAGAATCAAGTGCTGCAAGCTTATCCACCACCTGGAGAATTCCTAGGCTTCAGTAGGGGGTTGGTTTGGAGCCTTTGAGGGGAATTTCAACACTTAAGCAGGTTATTATTCCTTctgttgcctttttctttcACCAGCTTTTCTGCTGTGTCAACTTTTatcttcctggctgggaggggaggagagagaagtgATGTAACAGAAATGCCACCCTCAAAACCACAGCTCTTGAGGGTTCCCAGAGTGTCTAAACTGAGCTTGATTTGTGATTTAGACCAGTGGGATGGGAAATCACTGCCTTTCCTCTGGGACAAACCCTTCCTGCTGAGCACACTCTTCCACGAGGGAAATGCTCCATCTAGAGCTGAAGCTTTAAaattcagcttctttttttgttgtttttttcccctctcccttttatcctgctgcctgtgcagagccagcaaAGCTTTTTGCTCCCAGTAGCAGCACTGGGAAAAGGGGACCCAGCTGTGGGAGGAGCACCCTGGAGCTCCAAATCCAAGGGGAACAGCCCAGGGCAGGTCTGTGGCTGCAGCACACGGGCTGCAGGCTGTGCTTAGCCTTTTTTAGTGTGTGGTCAGGCTTTGGCCAGTTAAAATAAGGGTTTATTTAACTCCTGGCATTGGTGCTCCCTCTGGAATTGCTATCTGGACTCACATTTAAGTGTTTGGGTTGCTCAAATTTGTCCAGGGCTTTAAAAATCCTCCTGCTGGGCACCATCTCCTTCACCCTTCTCAGCAACACTTTTCAGAGAACAGCAGACAGGAATAGTGACCATAAATTCTGATTTTCTAGTGATTCCTCCAACTTATTTCCCAGTGGGAGTCCAGTTTACATTCCCAGgctggcagccctgggatggAGATGAgttgggggctgggggtgggaagAGGGTCCAGGCTGGTGTTGTGTCTTCACCAGGATCCTGGGAGTCACCAAAAAGCTGAacttttggggtgtttttaatGAATTTGCTGTGCAATCTTCCTGCCCTGCTCGTGTTGCTCATCCCTGCCCCGGTGTGGTGGCAGCAGCGGGTTCAGGGTGTGGGAGCAGTGAGGGCACACCGTGTTCTGCTGCTGCAACTGCTGTTTGCTTTGCAAATGAGGGAATTGGAATAAAATGCTGCAGCTCAATTTGCCTAAAGGAAAAGTGTGTCACAAGCCTCCCGTGTTTATTAAAAATCAGAAGTGATGGAGAAGCTGTTGCCTTCACTGATCCCAGCCATGAGAGCATTTGGCTGttctttttgctctttttattttttgtcagaTTTGTTAAACaacatttttattgctgtttttccATCTAAATCTCATATTCTTAATTTGAAAACTTCCTAGAAAGGTTGTTATGAGCAAAAACCCAATGTGTTAATGCCAGTTCACCTTTGTGACAAGGCAAATGCCACTAAATTATACAGGAGTTGTTTTGGGATCTTGAATATTGTAAAACTGTTGAAAAGGAATTCTCTGAGCTCTCAGCTTTTTCCCTAAACCAAACTGAAATTCTGAGAAAAGGAAAGGTATATAAAACATCAGGAGCTGCCTGATGTGTCTCTTTTGACCTTTTTCTCATGTGAAAGCAAATGGAaagtgcttttcttttgtttccagcTTTACTGATTTAAAATAAGCCTTCAGAAATGCCTCTGAAAGGCTTCCCAGGTCAGGTTTTGtgcctttatttttcagaaaagctAAAAGGATGGGACTGTACTTGCTAAATCAGTTGGATTTCTTCTATTTTGGAGCTCAGGGGGGTTTGTTACCCTGCCTTTGTTGAGGAGATGCTCCATGTCTCAGCTTGCCCTGCCTGAGTTCTGGTTGCTGTAAACAATCCTGGGTGATGGTCCAGGGATGGCTTccagaaagctcctgggagtgggattttgggatgctgaggggctggaggcCAAGGCTTCCCAAGGTGGGAGGGTTCTGTGAGgaaggcagaggggcaggggggggTAACTGATGATTTTTGGGTTGTCAGAGGTGGTTTTGTGGTGGTAAAACCGTGTCTTTGTGTTGAGTCCCAGGAGCACCACAAGGGCCAGAGTCAGATATTtgggaaagctggagagggaactTGGGACAAAGGTCTGGAGGGAAAGGATGAGGGGGAATGTGAACAgagagcagggttagatggCATGCTGAGGTGAGGGAGGTGACACaaagaagctgtgactgcccgTGGATCCCTGGaaagtgtccagggccaggttggacagggctcagagcaacctctcctggtggaaggtgtcccatggcagagagatggagagagatgAGCCTCAAGCTCCCTTCCAGCCCACCCATGCTGGAATTGCGTGGTTCCCagtggagctgtggggctgagctgtggTGTGTTGCAGGTTACAGCGCCCCGACTGCCCCCCCTGCCTACAGCCAGCCCGTGCAGGGCTACGGCAGCGCCGCCTACGACACCAACACGGCCACGGTCACCAGCAGCCAGACCTCGTACGCCGCCCCGTCCGCATACGGCACCCAGCCCGCCTACCCGGCCTacgggcagcagccggccccGTCCGCTCCCGCCAGgtactcctcttcctcctcctcctcctcctcctcctcctcctccttttccttcttcctctttctcctccttttcctcctcctcctcctcctcctcctccttttccttctcctctgtctcttcttcctcctccttttccttctcttttttcctccttcttctcatccttctcctccatcccatcctcatcctccttctcttcctcctcctccttcttatttttttcttcctcttcctcattctcttcttcctccttcttctgtTCCTCttgttcctcctccttctcctcctcctccatctcccattattcctcttctttctccttctcttcccttcttcctcccgctccttctccatcttttcttccttctcctcctcttccttctcctccttccttcttctcttcttgttcctcctgttcctccttctcctccttcatcTCTAGTTACTCCtgctcttcttcctctcctcatTGCCCATctcttcttcctgctccttctcctcctcttcaccctcctcctcctcccgttTCTCCCCAGCACGGGGTGGCTCTGGTGCTGTGGCAGCCCCTCCTCCCCGCGGcgctgcggggccggggcgcAGCGTGGGAGGGCTGTGCTCCAGCACGGTGAGTCAGCGCCGTTCCTGCAGGACCAGGGAGCCACCACACAGCCACATCAGGCTCTCAGGGTACAGCACAGGGCTGAGTCCTGTCTGCTCCCGAGTCACGGGGTCAGGCAGGATGCTGGGGTGGATGTGCAGGCTGCAAAACATTTCCTCTTTCAATCTCACCCCTCTGGGCACTGCCTGTCATCTACTGTCAAATTGTTTGCTTAGAGGATATGAAAAATTTAGAATACATAATGGAAACTTGTTTAGAAGTGAGTAAAAGCTGATTTGTTCCCTTACCTGGTGTCTGTAGCAAGCACTGTgggaaggaaaggcagagcctggcacagctctgacaAGTTACACTTTAAAGGGATGTAAATTTACAGGAGGAATCCTGACATTGTGAATAATTTTTCCCAGCTTGTACGGTAAAAGCAGCTTCACTCTTTTTACTCCACTCTGAGAAACACATAAAAATTACAAGACTCATGGAATCCTTtgacctctgagatcattgagGCCACCACtaaccctgtccccaggtgccacatccacatggcttttaaaCTTTGGGACACACAGAAGGTGATGTGTGAATCACATGCAGAGGGTTCTCAATTTTCAGGCCTTGAGAGTTGATTTTAAAGACGcaatcacagagtggtttgggttggaggggtcCTTTAGAGGTCACCCAGTCCTAGCCCAGCATCCTTTCTCTTCCATGGGATAATTGGGATAACGTATATGAGGCAATATCTGCCTGAGCTGGATTTTGAACCAAACAATGGGGCATTTCACTGcctgccttgctgctgctcctgctttcccagagctctgcaggagcagccttGCTGGCATTCCACCTCCTCCactcagccccacagccagaGTCTGAACCCCTGGCTTTGGGatgagcaggagctgtggtgtTTCGTGCTCTCTGTTCAGGAGTGTGCAAATACCCAGGCAGTGAGTGCTACAATTGTGTTTATTACTTATTTATTGGCTGTCACCAATCACAGCCAGCTTTCATGCTACCCAAAAAAAGAGGTCACAGGCATCAGTGCTGAGGGGATGTGAGCCCTTTGCTGCTGCCAGCCGTGGGGCTGGGCACCGATGTTGTTCCATATTTCTCTGCAGACCCCAGGATGGCAGCAAACCAGCAGAGACCAGCCAGCCCCAGTCCAGCACGACAGGCtacagccagcccagcctgggctaTGGGCAGAGCAACTACAGCTACCCCCAGGTGCCTGCCAGCTACCCCATGCAGCCTGTCACCGCTCCACCCTCCTACCCTCCGACCAGGTAATGCTTGGCAGGGCTCAGACAGGGGCCTTTCCTGGGGGATTTTATGGAAAAGGAGCTTTGGTGGCCTgggaggaggagctgtgctTTTTGTAGCTGTGGTGGGGGTGGGGAGGCTGTGGCTGAGTGCTCTGCGTGTGCACACgtgggaaggaaaataatgaCAAATGCGTTTAAAAcactttataatttttatttaattatttgtttaaatactTAGAGAATTTTAGGAATTTTCCTAGAGTCACCTTTTGCTGCCTCCTTCCACATTCAGCTTGGCCAGGAGCTCCCTTCTCCCCTCAAGTGTCTTTAATGTGAATTCTAAAATGTACACTGTGAAATTCTCAAAGCCTCAGCTGCATGAGGGGAACTTCTTTTATCCAGGGCCTGTTACTTCCATTACCACTGAGCTTTGCCCTGGCACTTGTGCCTTTTCCTAGAGGTGTGAATAAACTGGGATTGGCCATGTGGTTTTTGCTTTCACGGCCCTCCAGACTGGCCTCCATAGCATGACTTCAGCTTTTAAAGTGATTTACAGCACTAAATACAGCCTCTAATTGCATTGCCTTCCAGCATGAGCCACTCCATGCACGCTGCCAGGGAATTGCCTCATCATCCCACCTTTCCCAACGCTTTTCTCTTCCAGCTATTCCTCCACACAGCCAAGCAGTTACGATCAGAGCACTTactcccagcagagcagctacgGGCAGCAGAGCTCCTATGGCCAGCAGACCAGTTATGGCCAGCAAAGCAGCTACGGGCAGCAGCCACCTCCCACCAGTTACCCACCTCCCACGGGATCCTACAGCCAGGCCCCCAGCCAGTacagccagcagagcagcagctacGGCCAGCAGAGTGAGTGCAATCCCAGGGAAGGAGCCCTGGCCTTAGTTTGGATCTAAAACTCGGAGCTGAGTTGAAGGGAGAGAGGGTTTGGAGCTGGGGTTTGGCCTTTTGTGATGAAAAGTGGCATCTCTGGAGGCAGTGGTAGGTTGGGGTCATCCCCTCAGGGGCAGGCACAGAATGTTTGTGGGGAGGAGTTGAGGGGACTCagcctgcagaaaaggaggctcagtgGGGACTCTGGCTCTGCACAATTCCCTGACAGGAGAGGGCAGCCATGggggttgggctctgctcctcgGGAGTAAGTGATGGGACAAGATGGgactcttcttcctcctccttttccttctcttctttttcctccttcttctcatccttctcctccatcccatccttatcctcatcttcatccttcttctcctgtttttcttcctcctcctcattctcttcttcctccttcttttgttccttttgttCCTCCTCCTTCTATTCCTTCTCCATCTCCCATTActcctcttctttctccttctcttcccttctccctcccacTTGagtggcctcaagctgtgccag includes these proteins:
- the EWSR1 gene encoding RNA-binding protein EWS isoform X5 translates to MRGAGRGRAGSAEEEGEKMASTDYSTYSQAAAQQGYSAYAPQPAQGYAQTTQTYGQQSYGTYGQPTDVSYTQPQTTATYGQTAYATSYGQPPTGYSAPTAPPAYSQPVQGYGSAAYDTNTATVTSSQTSYAAPSAYGTQPAYPAYGQQPAPSAPARPQDGSKPAETSQPQSSTTGYSQPSLGYGQSNYSYPQVPASYPMQPVTAPPSYPPTSYSSTQPSSYDQSTYSQQSSYGQQSSYGQQTSYGQQSSYGQQPPPTSYPPPTGSYSQAPSQYSQQSSSYGQQSSFRQDHPSSMNMYGQESGGFSGPGESRNLSGPDSRGRGRGGYERGGMSRGGRGGGRGGMGLQSESLVNTSILKKYPYSVLSRQHNEKWD